In the genome of Globicephala melas chromosome 3, mGloMel1.2, whole genome shotgun sequence, one region contains:
- the LOC115847211 gene encoding transmembrane emp24 domain-containing protein 9-like, producing MEKYQPSPQWINLFVFVKDPENKNLLARQYGPRGSFTFTSQSPGEHQICLHLESIRFALFYDGKLAIHLDMQLGEHTNDYTELAANDKLTVLHLRIQQLVEQVEKIQKEQEYQRWREERFRQTSESTNQRVLWWFILQTFILVATGIWQMQHLKSFFKAKKLV from the exons ATGGAAAAGTACCAGCCCTCCCCGCAGTGGATCAATTTGTTCGTGTTTGTGAAGGACCCCGAGAACAAG AATCTGCTGGCTCGTCAGTATGGCCCTCGGGGCAGCTTTACCTTCACTTCTCAGTCTCCCGGAGAGCACCAGATATGCCTTCACCTCGAGTCCATCCGGTTCGCCCTCTTCTATGATGGCAAGCTG GCCATTCACTTGGACATGCAGTTGGGTGAACACACCAATGATTATACGGAACTTGCAGCCAATGACAAGCTGACCGTGCTGCATCTGCGCATACAGCAGCTGGTGGAGCAAGTGGAGAAGATCCAGAAGGAGCAGGAGTACCAGAGg TGGCGAGAGGAGCGCTTCCGGCAGACCAGCGAGAGCACCAACCAACGGGTGCTGTGGTGGTTCATTCTGCAGACCTTCATCCTTGTGGCCACTGGCATCTGGCAGATGCAGCACCTCAAGAGCTTCTTTAAAGCCAAGAAGTTGGTGTAG